A DNA window from Aspergillus nidulans FGSC A4 chromosome I contains the following coding sequences:
- a CDS encoding uncharacterized protein (transcript_id=CADANIAT00007551), with the protein MQMQEGHEFSDWLPDWLPQVTPGADTVTSDQELTQTPHASSPNSSHSPKKLGYPPNENDGEADQFKFKQAKTLYVSPSANRTVKRKLSGIHVFMITVNGTLGTGLYWRGGQILELAGPLAAVLSFLLIGLLSWAVMQCVTEMLCIWPIPGALSVYVTTLAAEVDFWTGADGTKVIDGVVIYFLVPSILALINATEIEFYALIEVLSGIIKLACLAVIVIALIVINAGAGEKGYLGMKNWSSPIAFDHDAADSWGIAFLMCLSIATFAYVGVEIVAASALESALGTHRQRLDSTGVEAMQRNGILIGSTVKFSSMYFSLLATVAYSICGLLVSLDIPWNHCNLPRLSWISTTAECLPSAPGIQTDTASAFVVIAAESMIPHLHNVFNAFLVFTCITCASTNLYVASRALFGLTSRLDGGRGQPWYIQILAFLGRTNTRKVPIRAMITSAAAFVWVPFLQLRGGTTTATPIGMFVEILAQMGSVPVVVVWTCEALAYIRYYHCISRHRSVIERQRIPQVRRFSKSDYDDYPYRGPLQPYLAYLAFVGCLFVLIVANGASLWGGFYLFPFLSSFLFILVFIGVWVLLKLVRRGTWTWVDLSNPDKVVRKLRKLHDIRLAAA; encoded by the exons ATGCAGATGCAAGAGGGACACGAGTTCTCTGACTGGCTTCCTGACTGGCTCCCGCAAGTGACACCCGGAGCAGATACGGTGACCTCAGATCAGGAGCTTACCCAGACTCCACATGCATCATCACCCAATAGCTCTCACAGCCCGAAAAAGTTGGGCTACCCACCTAATGAGAACGATGGCGAGGCCGATCAATTCAAATTCAAGCAAGCTAAGACGCTTTACGTCTCTCCGAGCGCAAATAGGACGGTCAAGAGGAAGCTAAGTGGGATCCATGTATTC ATGATTACCGTGAACGGAACCCTGGGAACTGGACTGTACTGGCGCGGCGGTCAGATTCTTGAGCTCGCGGGGCCCCTCGCGGCGGTTCTCTCCTTCCTACTCATCGGGCTTTTATCCTGGGCCGTGATGCAGTGCGTCACAGAGATGCTATGTATATGGCCGATTCCTGGCGCTCTTTCGGTATACGTCA CTACTCTGGCTGCGGAAGTCGACTTCTGGACTGGCGCCGACGGAACAAAGGTCATCGATGGGGTAGTCATCTACTTCCTGGTTCCATCTATATTAGCATTGATAAATGCAACGGAGATTGAG TTTTACGCATTGATAGAGGTGCTGTCTGGCATCATCAAGCTCGCGTGCCTGGCAGTTATTGTCATCGCCCTGATCGTGATCAATGCTGGAG CCGGCGAAAAAGGATATCTAGGCATGAAAA ATTGGTCGTCGCCTATTGCTTTTGACCATGATGCTGCTGATAGCTGGGGAATTGCATTCCT AATGTGCCTATCAATAGCTACGTTTGCATATGTCGGAGTTGAGATTGTGGCAGCATCAGCATTGGAGTCCGCCCTCGGCACGCACCGACAAAGGCTCGATAGCACAGGTGTGGAAGCGATGCAACGTAACGGCATCCTGATTGGGAGCACTGTCAAGTTCTCATCAATGTACTTCTCGCTGCTGGCAACAGTCGCCTACTCGATTTGCGGGCTCCTCGTCTCGCTTGACATACCGTGGAATCACTGCAatcttcctcgcctcagTTGGATCAGCACGACCGCCGAATGTCTTCCCTCCGCTCCCGGTATCCAGACTGACACTGCCTCTGCATTTGTGGTGATTGCCGCCGAGTCCATGATTCCCCATCTCCACAACGTCTTCAACGCGTTTCTTGTCTTCACTTGCATTACTTGCGCCAGTACAAATCTGTATGTCGCGTCACGCGCACTGTTTGGGCTCACCAGCAGGTTAGATGGAGGCAGGGGGCAACCCTGGTACATCCAGATTCTCGCCTTCTTAGGCCGTACCAACACCCGAAAGGTTCCTATCCGTGCCATGATTACCAGTGCAGCTGCTTTTGTCTGGGTACCATTCCTCCAGCTACGCGGCGGTACCACCACAGCAACCCCTATTGGCATGTTCGTTGAGATATTGGCGCAAATGGGGAGTGTTCCTGTTGTTGTCGTCTGGACATGTGAGGCTCTTGCATATATCCGCTATTACCATTGCATCAGCCGCCATCGTTCCGTTATTGAAAGGCAACGTATTCCACAAGTACGGCGGTTTTCCAAGTCAGACTATGACGATTATCCGTACCGCGGACCCCTGCAGCCCTACCTCGCTTACCTCGCTTTCGTAGGCTGTCTTTTCGTTTTGATAGTTGCCAACGGAGCTTCGCTCTGGGGTGGCTTCTATTTGTTTCCTTTTCTATCCTCGTTCCTTTTT ATTCTGGTATTTATTGGAGTCTGGGTTCTTTTAAAGCTCGTCAGACGTGGAACCTGGACCTGGGTTGACCTGTCTAATCCGGATAAGGTCGTACGAAAGCTGCGGAAGTTGCACGATATTCGCCTGGCGGCCGCATAG
- a CDS encoding protein ffkJ (transcript_id=CADANIAT00007552), with protein sequence MASDSYDSLHKEIYDEVYSHLARKDRESLRFAPVGTAEQVLHGDKLRRFFHSLLEPGHALLDQFNATEEELVERVKRRQLQPFLIVLVIAACSVRSARKATAALLVENEPVMERQGTEVGSLPANREDLKALFDGDEADADKFLGKQAYFCPVIINHGIELKIDTIDYRRLPYLEEQDIGKGYFGHVFKVKIAKGHLIDPVQGTANLQPVEVARKDYYVSDKFDPAGEREIMEMIRASSAWECPNILKNMGSLAFGSTVYSLFMPLAICDLRAYMMEHHPTRPNSIEEKIDIIRCAMGLAGGLHFLHHEMRTPKMEDLVCYHMDLKPSNILIFSEPGADGKIRNIWRISDFGMSRMKIRRFSGGLGEEKNVNRWFLRRSELDVKDPSLSGTLNRRAEGTYLAPEAESGDRSMKTKSDVWSLGCVLSVLFAYMEEGRQGVVRYANERLKCNEVGASDKFVVRGFRGTKPNPAISKTHGYLIEKANGRSSHEGGIVSSFLSYIEKHVLQIDQSKREDAKNVESMLRVTFKGYVELGENPSSNVAKPPTGMRGVRQKVQERINHKDEDATTASVYQWYLSETEAFKGCQISPDSSSIAYWTDLASTTQATFHTQHSLKDPCTVELPEQPAIRKIAISPDSRILACVLRARDDDRKPGSVLIYRLADTGQISSTDRWWKRPLKWPAGDITKLLFNTTDDIYLVFRPQLTVPSADRKVSAGRGQQQHRAAFHNLRSVPQKAYHDLAAEGTTAPNQRDIKQYRLLKLLINSRDDKLYAIARQPINYRLLLVEMALPRSTEDKLRFKELACLPDLAKDDQSTERLREVEGGGYILIASLVGSGRPAIHMVGFNDGAAE encoded by the exons ATGGCATCAGATTCGTACGACAGCCTTCACAAAGAAATTTACGATGAGGTATACTCGCATCTAGCAAGGAAGGACCGGGAATCTCTTCGTTTTGCGCCTGTCGGGACCGCTGAACAGGTTTTGCACGGAGACAAACTCCGGCGGTTTTTCCACAGTTTGCTCGAGCCTGGACATGCGCTACTTGACCAGTTTAACGctacagaagaagaacttgTCGAAAGAGTGAAGCGAAGACAACTTCAGCCGTTCCTTATCGTGCTGGTCATTGCGGCATGCTCTGTGAGATCCGCAAGGaaagctacagcagctctCCTAGTGGAGAATGAGCCTGTGATGGAAAGACAAGGAACAGAGGTCGGCTCTCTACCTGCTAACCGGGAAGATCTCAAAGCTCTGTTTgacggagacgaagctgACGCAGACAAATTCTTGGGGAAGCAAGCGTATTTCTGCCCTGTGATTATCAACCACGGGATCGAATTGAAAATCGATACCATCGACTACCGACGACTACCCTACTTGGAGGAGCAGGACATTGGGAAAGGATACTTTGGACATGTTTTCAAAGTAAAGATAGCAAAGGGCCACCTAATCGATCCTGTTCAGGGAACTGCGAACCTGCAGCCCGTGGAAGTAGCGCGCAAAGATTATTATGTTAGTGACAAGTTTGACCCGGCGGGAGAGCGAGAAATCATGGAGATGATCCGCGCAAGCTCCGCTTGGGAATGTCCAAACATCTTGAAGAATATGGGCAGCTTGGCGTTTGGCTCAACTGTATACAGCCTTTTCATGCCGCTTGCGATATGTGACCTCCGAGCATATATGATGGAACACCATCCAACACGGCCTAATAGTATCGAGGAAAAGATAGACATCATCCGCTGTGCCATGGGTCTTGCGGGAGGTCTCCACTTTCTCCATCATGAAATGAGGACCCCAAAAATGGAGGATCTTGTTTGTTACCACATGGACCTGAAGCCTAGCAAcatcttgatcttcagtGAGCCTGGGGCGGATGGCAAGATCCGCAATATTTGGAGAATTAGTGACTTTGGCATGTCCCGCATGAAAATTCGTCGTTTCAGTGGGGGCTTGGGAGAGGAGAAAAATGTGAATCGATGGTTCCTTCGGCGTTCAGAGCTAGATGTGAAAGACCCTTCTTTGTCAGGTACGCTTAATCGAAGAGCAGAGGGCACGTACCTGGCGCCCGAGGCAGAATCTGGAGACCGCTCAATGAAGACTAAAAGTGACGTCTGGTCCCTTGGCTGCGTTTTGAGCGTTCTCTTCGCCTATATGGAAGAAGGGCGACAGGGGGTGGTACGTTATGCAAATGAGCGTCTCAAATGTAATGAAGTCGGTGCCTCTGACAAGTTCGTCGTTCGCGGCTTCAGAGGCACAAAGCCGAATCCAGCTATCAGCAAAACCCATGGTTATCTGATAGAGAAAGCGAATGGACGTAGCTCGCATGAGGGCGGCATTGTGAGTAGCTTCTTGAGTTATATCGAGAAGCATGTTCTGCAAATAGACCAGTCGAAGCGAGAAGACGCCAAAAATGTGGAAAGCATGCTCCGGGTGACTTTCAAAGGATACGTTGAACTCGGAGAGAATCCTTCCAGCAATGTGGCCAAACCGCCTACTGGGATGCGAGGCGTCCGGCAGAAGGTCCAGGAAAG AATAAACCACAAAGACGAGGATGCAACAACCGCAAGTGTGTATCAGTGGTACCTTTCCGAGACCGAGGCCTTCAAGGGCTGTCAAATATCTCCAGATAGCTCTTCCATTGCGTACTGGACAGACC TCGCTTCCACAACGCAGGCTACGTTCCAT ACACAACATAGTCTTAAGGATCCCTGCACAGTGGAGCTACCAGAGCAGCCAGCAATCCGAAAAATTGCCATCTCTCCAGATAGCCGAATCCTCGCATGTGTTTTAAGGGCCAGAGATGACGATCGCAAACCGGGATCTGTGCTCATCTATCGTCTTGCAGACAC AGGCCAAATCTCGTCCACAGACCGGTGGTGGAAGCGTCCGCTGAAGTGGCCAGCTGGTGACATTACCAAGCTCTTGTTCAACACCACGGACGATATTTACCTCGTTTTCCGACCTCAGCTTACGGTCCCCAGCGCCGATCGCAAAGT AAGCGCGG GGCGcggacagcagcagcaccgcGCGGCTTTTCACAACCTTCGCTCCGTTCCACAAAAAGCCTACCAT GACCtagcagcagaaggaacaACAGCTCCTAATCAAAGGGATATCAAACAATATCGATTGCTGAAATTACTGATAAATTCCCGAGACGATAAGTTGTACGCAATCGCTCGGCAGCCGATCAATTATAGGTTGCTGTTGGTGGAGATGGCTCTACCTCGGTCCACCGAGGATAAGCTTCGCTTCAAGGAACTGGCATGCCTTCCGGATCTTGCGAAGGACGATCAATCTACTGAAAGACTTCGGGAGGTAGAAGGAGGGGGTTACATTCTCATCGCATCGCTCGTCGGTAGCGGTCGGCCCGCGATACACATGGTTGGATTCAATGACGGCGCAGCGGAATGA
- a CDS encoding Zn(II)2Cys6 transcription factor domain-containing protein (transcript_id=CADANIAT00007553) — translation MAQACEKCRILKVRCVRIEPGKPCTKCIKAKTQCIVPEPKQRVQQRQRRPQAQDYTGGWLDQGVLEELNMDFVQTLDPNTASSSSSEMIFETPASAESSWITDLGLSLAVLEHLLDGFRSLARYFPFVIIPADWTVTYMAEDRPFLLLSAVACVASRFSNLQQALAEELKGTLSHRVVIAGEKGLDLLQGLLVHLAWFHFYLDPRSRQTYQYLQLAISMVVELDLEQKIADLIEGSTAPGDLCSREACRAYLGCYYLSSLIATATSKPDNFHYSELLLRCTRMLQHEQESPTDELIYPLIKLQQLARETFDAQARPRSMLTSGYHAVKIRIFDMGLVYKYGQRKRPPKSLSGDSMTSASFKVVLNLTKCLIGAKELFDVFMVIPEGEHDKLPLSIWYQLILAIMVLYRLSVGLPETSDWDREIAHDAVNLPESLDKLIDRLRSAESKRRAESQPSNDKCLFTIFPDMLRQQQFRALYSKTSMSCNAQSTEAGR, via the exons ATGGCGCAGGCGTGCGAGAAATGTCGGATCCTCAAAGTTAGATGCGTCCGAATTGAACCGGGAAAGCCATGTACCAA ATGTATTAAAGCAAAGACACAATGCATAGTCCCAGAGCCGAAACAACGAGTTCAGCAAAGACAAAGGAGGCC TCAAGCTCAAGATTATACGGGAGGATGGCTAGACCAGGGGGtccttgaggagctgaaTATGGACTTTGTCCAGACGTTAGACCCAAAtacagcttcttcttcttcttcagaaatGATATTTGAAACGCCTGCAAGTGCCGAGAGCAGTTGGATTACGGACCTAGGACTCAGCCTGGCTGTCCTCGAGCATCTTCTTGATGGCTTTCGCTCCCTCGCGCGCTATTTCCCCTTTGTCATCATTCCGGCTGATTGGACCGTCACGTACATGGCCGAAGACCGGCCtttcctcttgctctcagCGGTGGCATGTGTCGCGTCGAGATTCAGTAACTTGCAGCAAGCCCTTGCTGAGGAATTGAAAGGAACCCTAAGCCATCGTGTCGTCATAGCTGGGGAGAAAGGCTTGGACCTACTGCAAGGATTACTTGTTCACCTGGCCTG GTTTCATTTCTACCTGGACCCGCGAAGCCGGCAGACCTACCAATATTTGCAGCTAGCGATCAGTATGGTCGTTGAGCTTGATCTAGAGCAGAAAATTGCTGACCTGATCGAGGGCTCAACTGCACCAGGCGACCTCTGCAGTCGTGAAGCATGTCGTGCCTACCTTGGCTGTTATTATCTCTCCAGCCT TATAGCAACAGCCACATCAAAGCCAGATAACTTTCACTACTCAGAGCTCTTACTGCGTTGCACAAGGATGCTGCAACACGAGCAGGAGTCCCCGACCGATGAACTCATATACCCGTTGATCAAACTGCAACAGTTGGCACGGGAG ACTTTCGATGCGCAGGCAAGACCCCGGT CCATGCTAACGAGCGGATACCACGCTGTGAAGATCAGAATCTTTGATATGGGGCTGGTTTACAAATACGGACAGAGAAAGCGACCCCCTAAAAGCCTTTCAGGCGACTCGATGACATCGGCAAGTTTCAAAGTGGTTCTCAACCTAACCAAATGTCTTATTGGTGCCAAAGAACTCTTCGACGTGTTTATGGTAATTCCCGAAGGAGAGCACGATAAATTGCCTCTTTCAATATGGTACCAGCTCATATTGGCCATAATGGTGCTGTACAGACTGTCCGTTGGACTGCCGGAGACTTCCGACTGGGACAGAGAAATTGCACATGATGCTGTGAATTTGCCCGAGTCTCTCGATAAGCTGATCGATCGTCTACGGTCCGCTGAGTCTAAACGACGAGCTGAGAGCCAGCCCTCAAACGACAAGTGTCTTTTCACGATTTTTCCTGACATG CTTCGTCAGCAGCAATTCCGCGCCCTCTACTCAAAGACATCGATGTCCTGCAATGCGCAATCTACGGAGGCAGGCCGCTGA
- a CDS encoding DJ-1/PfpI family protein (transcript_id=CADANIAT00007554): protein MAPIHVGALVFNYQAVDVIGPIDLLNSAGKALLTSLTQYTTLSPKTIAKAPEFVFHHIGETLDPVALTAGVTLVPTTTINDAPELDILLIGGDSPIRSNIPESYKEFIRRHVAGGKLLFTNCTGAAVVAQTGVLDGKAATVNKIEFNWIKQRYPAVKWTKAKNWIVDGNIWTGSGAVAGMDMVAHWIKENYGLDVLTEAARGLDFEPRDVNGLFTVLPPRFDADGKRIASHVFP from the coding sequence ATGGCCCCTATCCACGTCGGCGCCCTCGTCTTCAACTACCAAGCCGTCGACGTTATTGGCCCCATCGACCTACTTAACTCTGCCGGCAAGGCTCTCTTGACCTCTCTCACCCAGTATACGACACTGAGTCCCAAAACGATAGCCAAGGCACCAGAGTTTGTGTTTCACCATATCGGCGAGACTCTGGATCCGGTGGCCCTCACCGCTGGGGTTACTCTCGTCCCGACAACTACAATCAACGATGCCCCCGAGCTCGACATTCTCTTAATTGGAGGAGATAGTCCCATTCGCTCCAATATCCCAGAGAGCTACAAGGAGTTCATTCGACGCCATGTCGCCGGCGGAAAGCTCTTATTCACAAACTGCACAGGTGCGGCTGTCGTTGCACAGACTGGGGTGCTTGACGGGAAGGCTGCGACGGTGAATAAGATTGAGTTTAATTGGATAAAACAGAGGTATCCGGCTGTCAAGTGGACCAAAGCCAAGAACTGGATAGTAGATGGAAATATCTGGACGGGAAGCGGTGCGGTAGCGGGCATGGACATGGTTGCGCATTGGATCAAGGAGAATTACGGTTTGGATGTTTTGACGGAGGCTGCAAGAGGTTTGGATTTCGAGCCTAGGGACGTCAACGGGTTATTTACTGTGTTGCCACCACGATTCGATGCTGATGGAAAGAGGATTGCCTCGCATGTTTTCCCTTGA
- a CDS encoding acyl-CoA dehydrogenase family protein (transcript_id=CADANIAT00007555), whose translation MLRLSRLSHVCNRRLFSSSARRPLMDLTGFSENQLMVRDAISGICAGFPNTYWQECDQLERDPKEFHAALAKAGWLGIALPEEHGGAGLGISEATIMMQTITQSGAGMAGAQSIHANVYATQPLAKFGNEQQLTETIPNIINGKWRTCFGVTEPNTGLETLALQTRAELNSTGTHYSITGQKIWITCAQVARKMILLARTKPREEVSKPTQGLSMFCIDIDKNEPGLELKKIKKMGGRAVDANEVFFDKYQVPASTLIGRENEGFRMILHGMNAERCLLAGEALGLGYVALERAAEYANTRHVFGRAIGKNQAIAHPLADVYMKLEAAKLATYHAARLYDASRTDESIPAHSVGVAANSAKYLAAEAAFTACERAVLTHGGMGYAMEYDVERWLRECLVPRIAPVSREMILNYVLSCNSARTSQCHL comes from the exons ATGTTACGGTTATCGAGGCTCTCGCATGTCTGCAACAGGCGCCTCTTCTCGTCCTCCGCCCGTCGGCCCCTCATGGACCTGACGGGCTTCTCTGAGAACCAACTGATGGTCCGCGACGCCATCTCAGGCATCTGCGCCGGCTTTCCAAATACCTACTGGCAGGAATGCGACCAGCTCGAGCGCGACCCGAAAGAATTTCACGCGGCGCTTGCAAAGGCTGGGTGGTTGGGAATCGCCCTGCCAGAGGAGCACGGGGGCGCGGGACTCG GCATCTCTGAAGCGACGATTATGATGCAGACAATCACGCAGTCCGGCGCTGGAATGGCCGGTGCGCAGTCCATCCACGCAAACGTGTACGCAACGCAACCGCTCGCGAAATTCGGCAACGAACAACAGCTCACCGAGACGATCCCGAACATTATCAATGGCAAATGGCGAACGTGTTTTGGTGTTACTGAGCCAAATACCGGGCTTGAGACACTGGCATTACAGACGCGGGCCGAGCTCAACAGCACCGGGACGCACTACTCCATCACCGGccagaagatctggatcaCATGCGCACAGGtagcgaggaagatgatcctGCTGGCGCGGACAAAACCAAGAGAAGAGGTTTCCAAGCCGACGCAGGGGTTGAGCATGTTCTGCATCGACATTGACAAGAACGAGCCCGGActggagctgaagaagatcaagaaaatGGGCGGTCGTGCTGTGGATGCGAACGAGGTCTTCTTTGACAAGTACCAAGTCCCTGCTTCGACGCTCATCGGCCGCGAAAACGAGGGTTTCCGGATGATCCTACACGGTATGAATGCCGAGCGATGTCTTCTCGCCGGCGAAGCTCTTGGATTGGGGTATGTCGCTCTCGAACGAGCGGCGGAGTACGCGAACACCCGGCATGTGTTTGGCCGCGCCATCGGCAAAAACCAGGCCATCGCGCATCCGCTTGCTGATGTCTACATGAAACTCGAGGCGGCAAAGCTGGCCACATACCACGCGGCCAGGTTGTATGATGCCTCGCGGACAGATGAGTCCATCCCCGCGCATAGTGTTGGAGTGGCGGCGAACAGCGCAAAATACCTTGCTGCGGAGGCAGCCTTTACGGCGTGTGAGAGGGCGGTCTTAACGCATGGAGGCATGGGCTATGCAATGGAGTACGACGTTGAGCGATGGCTGAGAGAGTGCCTAGTTCCCAGGATCGCGCCGGTCAGTCGTGAGATGATCCTGAACTAC GTATTGTCCTGCAACTCGGCCAGAACTTCTCAGTGCCATCTTTAA
- a CDS encoding Zn(II)2Cys6 transcription factor (transcript_id=CADANIAT00007556), with product MPLRRAKQACIHCHGRRIRCNVLQQRPCSNCVAQDVPCEVGVSRRGKYPRKKTFKSGHVTQIGRAVRASEPSSSASPTTSSTLHAAKPRIHDSTVFLGESSPLTSVMDPTQPPRLHYPLPDRLAPTSTRDEAVRLHQVQQAAQLESNGALSFPPEATVDALLQAYFRWFHPCFPIVDRAAICRARTQPGPGAGLSNIPPLLLQSMLFIGVSLCDDETFAKTEFPVRYRAKFLFYSRAKAIYEADAEASPIVKLQALFMLSFWRGGPSEERDVPILGSIEGEEVMETNLTRDQQSAAALGLPPRIRDEDGDVAMLEPDDVVEGETAEGDIFGRQTPQDLVYPVEMAKLARLLRMIVSTQYLHHQRPDLATRNALNEQLYLWNCQLPVELRLDNVSPDSLFLTGLLHMTYHDGWLRITHAFSTLCIHTIHHRRNCGTMRTLAEHRARLCLLSLEELQKSWDLENWVLHLFFRGLDDRTAESLRRTRENQVEGESVEGNDVDSATTMSTVTGSSSHVSGPGTGTSTGTGTGDMLMPMPAPQDDWYGWVPFEDEADALNLQNLEFLYRFL from the exons ATGCCCCTTCGACGAGCAAAGCAAGCCTGTATCCACTGTCATGGTCGTCGCATCCGCTGCAAtgtcctgcagcagcgcccGTGCTCCAACTGCGTGGCGCAGGATGTCCCTTGCGAAGTTGGAGTCTCGCGGCGGGGGAA ATATCCCCGCAAGAAGACGTTCAAGTCAGGGCACGTCACGCAGATTGGACGAGCCGTCCGAGCCTCCGAACCCTCATCCTCAGCCAGCccaacaacctcatccacGCTCCACGCAGCCAAACCACGAATCCACGACTCAACCGTCTTCCTGGGCGAGTCCAGCCCTCTGACGTCTGTCATGGATCCTACCCAACCACCAAGGCTGCACTACCCCCTCCCTGACCGTCTCGCACCCACCAGTACGCGCGACGAGGCCGTCCGTCTGCACCAAGTCCAGCAAGCCGCACAGCTTGAGTCCAACGGTGCCCTCTCCTTTCCACCAGAGGCCACCGTCGATGCGCTCTTACAAGCCTACTTTCGCTGGTTCCATCCTTGCTTCCCCATCGTTGACCGTGCGGCGATCTGCCGTGCCAGGACACAGCCAGGTCCAGGTGCAGGTCTCAGCAATATCCCCCCTCTGCTCCTCCAATCTATGCTCTTCATTGGCGTAAGCCTCTGCGACGACGAGACCTTTGCAAAGACGGAATTTCCCGTCCGTTACCGCGCCAAGTTCCTTTTCTACTCCCGCGCCAAGGCAATCTACGAAGCTGATGCGGAAGCAAGTCCTATTGTCAAGCTGCAGGCGCTCTTCATGTTGAGCTTCTGGCGAGGAGGGCCGAGTGAGGAGCGCGAT GTCCCAATTCTCGGCTCCatcgaaggagaagaagttaTGGAAACGAATCTG ACGCGCGACCAACAGAGCGCCGCAGCACTGGGCTTGCCCCCCCGGATCCGCGATGAAGACGGCGATGTGGCCATGCTAGAGCCCGATGATGTGGTGGAAGGGGAGACAGCGGAGGGCGATATCTTCGGGCGCCAAACGCCACAAGATCTTGTTTACCCCGTTGAAATGGCCAAACTGGCTCGGCTTC TCCGGATGATCGTCTCAACGCAGTATCTCCACCACCAACGACCAGATCTCGCGACGAGGAATGCCCTCAACGAGCAGCTGTACCTGTGGAATTGCCAGCTGCCTGTCGAGCTTCGACTGGACAATGTGTCGCCGGACTCGCTGTTCCTGACGGGGCTTTTGCATATGACATATCA TGACGGCTGGTTAAGGATAACCCATGCTTTCTCAACCCTCTGCATCCACACAATCCATCACCGACGGAACTGCGGAACGATGCGAACTCTCGCCGAACACCGCGCGCGGCTCTGTCTGCTCagtcttgaagagctgcagaagtCCTGGGATCTAGAGAACTGGGTTTTGCATCTGTTCTTTCGCGGGCTGGACGATCGCACTGCTGAGAGTCTGCGGCGAACAAGAgagaaccaggttgagggagAGAGTGTAGAGGGCAACGATGTAGACTCAGCGACTACTATGTCGACTGTTACGGGGTCTAGTAGCCATGTCTCTGGTCCTGGAACTGGTACTagcactggcactggcactggAGACATGCTCATGCCAATGCCCGCACCGCAAGACGACTGGTACGGTTGGGTACcgtttgaggatgaagcgGACGCACTTAACCTGCAAAACCTGGAGTTTCTGTATCGTTTCCTATAG
- a CDS encoding uncharacterized protein (transcript_id=CADANIAT00007557), producing MEAAAFAQAAAALASMFLEIVSTTKQVIETMKGARAALVELFTRAERIRLNLELFRSLTYRLSDPMERTAAISFNESSYRQTANEVLELVHKVADSGKRSDLMMRVNWLFYRSDVAALVKKLEDRERDLGLVLTFIAAQSSVVTEGEVHALRTKVDERTRISSASDTSPYGETTQPVDRVNEDPPEYEEFVQDTRPRAGWPEIVSPRPKQPPTLWPGVLLRESYPPEYLQKRDQLANAAYVGDWASVLDTLEKAKMLFQEPWANAVRLRTLPTGQTWGEFQYADLTPAEIAHVLGYDDIYGILAPVVRHVVPVRTQTYLQAKFNELLLSELEDCAQLPAGCIRFPPLSVLTELEHPEIWFPLGFLQKGFLFRLDGREVVVLSIGRRRGQPRQAFRVTTEGWTALEDVVVMS from the exons ATGGAAGCCGCAGCTTTCGCccaagcagcggcagcgctGGCCAGCATGTTCCTGGAGATTGTCTCCACCACGAAACAAGTCATTGAGACCATGAAAGGTGCACGCGCTGCTCTCGTGGAACTGTTCACTCGTGCCGAGCGCATCCGTCTGAACCTCGAACTCTTCCGCTCGCTCACCTACCGACTGTCGGACCCCATGGAGAGAACTGCGGCCATCTCGTTCAACGAGAGTTCATACCGGCAGACCGCGAATGAAGTCCTTGAGCTTGTGCATAAAGTGGCGGATTCGGGGAAGCGCAGCGATCTCATGATGAGAGTCAACTGGCTATTCTACAGATCAGACGTTGCGGCGCTGGTGAAGAAACTAGAAGATAGAGAGAGAGATCTCGGGCTAGTCCTGACGTTCATTGCTGC GCAATCAAGTGTCGTTACTGAGGGCGAAGTCCATGCACTGAGGACCAAGGTCGACGAGCGCACGAGGATCAGCAGTGCATCTGACACTAGTCCCTACGGAGAAACCACTCAGCCGGTTGACCGGGTGAATGAGGATCCGCCCGAGTATGAAGAGTTCGTCCAGGATACAAGACCAAGGGCTGGGTGGCCCGAGATCGTGTCACCCCGGCCAAAGCAGCCGCCCACTTTGTGGCCAGGCGTTCTGCTGAGAGAGTCCTACCCCCCTGAGTATCTGCAGAAACGGGACCAACTAGCTAATGCGGCGTATGTTGGTGACTGGGCGTCTGTATTAGACACACTTGAGAAGGCGAAAATGCTTTTTCAGGAGCCATGGGCGAATGCCGTCCGGCTAC GGACACTTCCAACAGGTCAAACCTGGGGCGAGTTCCAGTATGCGGATCTCACACCGGCAGAGATCGCCCATGTACTCGGATACGACGATATATATGGCATCCTCGCACCCGTGGTCCGGCATGTGGTTCCTGTCAGAACCCAAACGTACCTTCAGGCAAAATTTaatgagcttcttctgtctgAATTAGAGGACTGTGCACAGTTGCCTGCCGGATGCATCCGGTTTCCACCTCTATCTGTCCTGACTGAACTAGAGCACCCGGAGATTTGGTTTCCTCTCGGGTTTCTTCAAAAG GGGTTTTTGTTTCGTCTCGATGGTCGGGAGGTAGTGGTGCTCAGCATTGGGCGGAGGAGAGGTCAGCCGAGACAAGCTTTCCGTGTCACAACAGAGGGATGGACAGCGCTTGAGGATGTCGTTGTCATGTCATAG